The sequence below is a genomic window from Flavobacterium lipolyticum.
CAGGAGTTCGGCATTTTTATTGGCCTTCGATAAGAGTTCAGCATCTTTTACGGTCACTTGTAAATCCTGATTTCCCTGAACGATCAAAATAGGAACATTTAGTTTTTTGATTTCGTTTTGCGGATTGTATTTGAACCAGGAAATTAAATACGGCTGAATGCTTGGTCTGAAAAGAGCATTAAGCATTGGGTCTACTTTCTTTACCGTGAATCCGCTTTTCAGACTATCAATAATCGGGAAGGTTAATTCCTCTACTTGTTTGTTTGATTTAGAAGCAATTTGCGATTTGATCAATTGGTCGGCAGATTCTCCTGCACCTGCAATTGAGATAAACTTATTGGCTTTGGCTCCGGCAATCATTCCAATCAGAGAACCTTCGCTGTGACCAATTACAACTACTTCAGAGAAGCGTCTGTCTTGTTTTAACAGATTGATCCAGCTTTTGGCATCTTCGGTGTAATTCTCAAATACAAGAGTTTGTTCGGAGATAGCAGCCGGTTTACTTTCTGCAATTCCTCTCTTGTCGTATCGTAATGATGCAATTCCGTTTTTTGCCAGTGCTTCCGCCAGCATTTTCAGAGAATTGTTTTTCATCATCGGATTATTGCCGTTACGATCCGTAGGCCCCGAACCTGAAATGAGTAAAGCTACCGGGTATCTTTTTTCTAAATTCGGAGTGGTCAACGTACCAAAAAGCTGATCGATGTTAATTTTTAAAACAATAGGAGTTTCTGTAAAAGCAACTTCAGTTTTATTCTGAGCATTCACAAAACTCAGCAACAGAATAGCAGCGAGGACAAATAAATTCTTCATTTTTAAAAGGAAACTATTTAATGTTTATTCCAAATGGAAGCATGGCCTGAACTCCTTTTTGTTTTTGAAGTCTTTTAACCTGCTCAATAAGCATATAATTTTCTTCGCCAATTTCTTCCTTGATAAATGCTTCTTTTGATTGCGCAAATGGCAGATTGGAAAGAAGGTCATTGAATGTTTTCTGGTATTCAGGATAGTTTTGTGTGCTGTACGTTTTGATTTTTGCAATTTTTGCAGCTTCAGCAATAGCGTCATTCAAACCTCCAATCTGATCTACTAATCCAATTTTTAAAGCTTCGCTTCCTGACCAGACTCTTCCTTGTGCGATCGAATCCACCTGAGCAAAAGTCATTTTTCGGCCTTCCGCAACATGTGTTACAAAGGTTTTGTAAATATGCTCAACTCCTTCTAAAGTAAAGGCTTTAAATTTTTCGTCAACAGGTACAAACGGACTGTAATTTGCAGAGTTTTCATGTGTTTTTACCTGCTCTGTGTTGATTCCTAATTTATGGGCTAAAGGAGTGAAGTTAGGCAATACTCCAAAAACACCTATAGAACCTGTAATCGTATTGCTTTCTGCAAAAATTTTGTTGGCGTTGCAGGCAATGTAGTAACCGCCCGATGCGGCATAATTTCCCATAGAAACCACAACCGGTTTTACTTTTTTGGTTATCTCGATTTCTCTCCAGATCAGGTCAGAAGTCAAAGCACTTCCTCCCGGACTGTCTATTCTTAGTACGATTGCTTTTACGTCTTCATTTTTACGTGCCTCCTGTAAAGAACGTCGCATAGAACCTTCACCAATTACGGTAACATCTCCTTCGCCGCCTTGTATTTCACCCTGTGCATAAATAATAGCAATTTGGTCAGTTGCAGTATTGGTCAGGGCAGTTGTAATGTTGTTTTGAGTATAATCTAAAATCGAAATTTTATTGTAATCGTCATCACCCGTTACTTTTAGCGCTTTTTTGATCGCGTTATGGTACACATCTTCATAGGCAATAACATCTATCAGATTTTGTGCTTTTGCCATTTCCGGAGTTCTGGCCAGTAATCCATTGGCGATTTCATTTAGTTTCGGTAGCGGAATATTTCTGCTTTTTGAAATATCAGTCGTAACCGTAGTCCAGATGGAGTTTAAAAGAGCAGTAACCTGTTCTCTGTTGGCATCACTCATTTTATTTTCCAGAAAAGGTTCAACAGCACTTTTGTATTTTCCGTGACGAATCACTTCCATGTGAATGCCCGATTTTTCCTGAAAATCTTTGAAGAACATCACCTCAGACGAAAGACCTTTGAAATCTAAATCTCCGGCAGGATTCAAATAAATAGTATTGGCTACAGAATTCAGATAATATTCTTTTTGCGAGTACGTATTGGCATATGCCCATACAAACTTTCCTGATTTTTTGAAACTTTCAAGTGCATTTCTCAAATCTTTGTATTGTGCCAGACCTAAAGATGACTCATCATTTAAAATAGAGATTCCTTTAATGTTATCATCGGTTTTCGCCGCTTCAATAGCATTGATTACATCTGTTAAGCCGATGCCTTTTTTATCTGAAAAAACAGTTACCCACGGGTCTTTGTATTTTCCGGCATAATCGTTTTGAATTTGTTTTAAATTTAATTCAATAACAGAATCACTTTTCACAGAAACTGCATCGTCTCCTCCAAAAATTGCTCCAATAAGAATGACCCCAAAAAAGAAGAGGATAATAAATACAAAAATACCAATAACAGTGGCAATTACATTTCCTAAAAACTTCATAAGTATATTTTTTTAATAAGTATCTAAAAAGGTTGGTTTGTTACAAAAGTAATCTAAAAACAAATTAATTCGAATATCAGATCGGATGAAATGGTTGTAGCCTCTGCATTTTTAGTGCATTAAACTAAAGATAAGATATTTTGTAAGATAAATATAGTTTGAGTCCGGAATAATTTATATTTGAGGAAACCAAATACTTAAATATGAAAGATAAAGTAATTCTGTGGAGTTTTTTTCTCTTTGGCTTTTATGCCGGGGCTCAAAAAATCCAAACTAAAAAAGTGGTAGTCGATAAATTGACAAAGCTTCCTCTGGAAAAAGTAAATATTTACAATCAAAAGGACAATTCACTAACGAATGAGGAAGGTGTTTTTTCTTTTATTTCCGATCAGGATGAATTGAATTTTAGTTTGATTGGATATGAAAATCTGAAACTCAGCTTTGCCGAAATAAACAAACAGGATACGATCTTTTTGCAAAGTAAAACCATTGAACTTGATGAAGTAGTAGTGGGAGAAGAAATGGCTATAATGAAAAAAGTATATGCCAAAATGAAAGAGAATTACATATTCGAACCTTACAATGAAAACTTCTTCTTGCGATGTGTCTTGAAACGAAATGATGAATTAGAAAGATTACAGGATATTTATGGTAAAGTATCGAGAAAAAGCATCTTTAAAACCAAAACACAACCTGACAATAAATGTGAAGTTGAGATTTTGAATATGAGGAAAGTTGGGATAAAAGATAAGGCTGATTTTGTGTATTTCGAATTTCAGAGTTTCGAAAAATTATTTGATATAAATGCTATGATCTCTATCAAAACGGAAGATTTCGAACTTACTAAGGAAAAAAATGTAGCAGGTGATTTTTTTAAAATTAGTTTTATCAAAAAGTCAGAAAATACAATTGAACAAAAAACCAGTGGCTATTTTATAATTAATAAGAATGACTATGCTATTGTAGAAACCTATTTTGATCTTTATGATAATGGAGAAAAAGTACCATTTCAAAAAAAGGACAAAGTAGAATATCGAACCACGAGTTTTAAAACCACTTCAAATTATAAGAAGAGTGCCAGCACCAATAAATATTATTTGAATAACGCAAAATCGGATGTTAGGGTAGAATTACTTGTAAGTGAAAAAAATATAAAAGCTTTTTATGATTACAGTACCAATTTTTTTGTAACCAATAGTTTTATTGCTGAAAAAGCAAAGTCGAATTTGTCGATGGATAAGGATATTTTTAAAGTGAAATTTCCTTACTCAGAACAATTTTGGAAAAGCCAGAACCAACTACCTTTAACAAGCAATTTAAGTGCATTTTTGAAGAGGGTTTCAGAAAACAAAGAGAACAAGAAAGAGTTTGAAATAGTTGGAAACTTCTAAGTCTTGAATCAAATAATGTAGTTAATTCTAAAATAGTTTTAGTTAATTTGCATTAATTATGAAGTCACAGCATCAAATCGTTTTATCAATAGGCAGCAATCAGGGAAACAGGTTAACAAACATCGAAACGTGTATCGATTTGATACATAAAGAAGTGGGGACTGTAATCAGGGTTTCAAAACTGTATGAAACTCCTGCCTGGGGGTTTGAAAGTGATGCTTTTTATAATTGCGCATTGGTTTTGCATACCTATTTATCGGCGCAAAAAGTATTAAGTCAGGTTCTAAAAGTAGAAAAAAAATTAGGCCGAATCAGATCTGAGCAACAAGGGTATCAGTCCCGAATTATCGACATTGATCTGATTACTTACGATGATGAAACTATCGAGTCCGAAAAATTGCAGATTCCACATCCGTTAATGCAAAACAGAAAGTTTGTGCTGCTTCCTATGCAGGATTTAGGTTTAGACTGGGAACATCCTGTTTTTCAAAAATCCATTACAGAATTAATTGCAATCTCGCCTGACGATAGTGTTTGTGAAGTAGTTCAGGAATTGAAAAATCCGATACGCGAAATTGCATTGGAGAACTTCAACTACATTGCTTTCGAAGGAAATATCGGGGCAGGGAAAACCACTTTGGTGCAAAAAATAGCGGAGGATTTTAATGCAAAAATGGTTTTAGAACGTTTTGCTGACAATCCTTTTTTGCCAAAATTTTACAAAGATCAGAACAGGTATGCTTTTCCGTTGGAAATGTCTTTTCTGGCAGACCGTTATCAGCAGTTATCGGATGATCTGGCACAATTTGATTTGTTTAAAGATTTTATTGTAGCCGATTATCATATCTTTAAATCCTTGATTTTTGCTAAAATTACCCTTGCCGAAGACGAGTATCGATTGTATCGAAACTTGTTTGATATTATCTATAAAGAAATGCCAAAACCTGATTTGTATGTTTATTTGTATCAGAATTCTGAAAGGCTGCTGCAAAACATCAAAAAACGCGGACGCAACTATGAGCAGAATATTGAGGCGGGTTATCTTGATAAAATTAATAATGGCTATTTAGAATATATTAAATCCCAAACTGATTTAAACGTGCTGATTATTGATGTTTCCGATCGCGATTTCGTGAAAAACCATAAAGATTACCTTTTTATCTTGGACGAAATCCAGAAGAAGATTTTTAATTAGAAAATTAGATAATGGGGCAATTATCACATTATCTAATTATCAAATTGCCACATTGCTTATTTTGGCCAGTTTAATTTCTGAAATAAATCCCAAACCACAATTCCGGCGCTTACCGCAATATTTAAAGAGTGTTTGGTGCCTAATTGCGGGATTTCAATACAGCCGTCGCAAAGAGCAACTGCTTCCTGAGCAACTCCGTAAACCTCATTGCCAAAAACCAATGCATACTTCTGATTTTTCTCCGTTTTAAAATCCTGAAGGAAAATAGAACTTTCAACTTGTTCGATGGCAAGCGTCAGGATATTTTCTTTTTTAAGATTTTCGATTACTTCCAATACATTTTCGTGATGTTCCCAGGCCACAGTCTCAGTAGCGCCAAGAGCCGTTTTGTGAATTTCTTTATTGGGTGGAGTGGCGGTAATACCGCACAGGATTATTTTTTCAATTAAAAATGCATCAGCGGTCCTGAACACAGATCCAATATTGTGCAGACTGCGAATATCATCTAAGACTAAAATTAAAGGAGTTTTGTCTGATTTTTTAAAATCCTCTATCGATTTACGGTCCAGTTCGCTATTTTCAAGTTTTCTCATAGGTTTATTCAGGTCATAAAAAAAGCTTCCAAAGTTAAGGAAGCTTTTTGAATTATTCTATTTTACTTTTCAGATTAGCTTTTTACCGGATCTGGTAAAACAGTACCTTTAATAGTAAGCACTTTTGTTGGTTGTCCTTCAGCATTAGAAGTTACAGTTACAGTTTTTGTAAAAGCACCAACTCTGTCAGTAGCATATTTTACACCAATAATACCTTTAGCACCAGGAGCGATTGGCTCTTTTGGAGTTGTTGGTACTGTACAACCGCAAGATCCGGTTGTGTTTGTGATGATAAGAGGTTTAGTTCCATTGTTTACAAAAACAAACTCACGTTTTCCATCTGCATTATGAGCAATAGTTCCATAATCAATGGTTTCTGTTTCGAAAGCCATTCCTGCACCTTCAACTTTGGCAATTTTACCTTTTTTAGTGCTTTGAGCATTAGAAGCTGTAATTCCAACTACAGCTAACATAGCGATTAAAATTATTTTTTTCATCTTTTTTAGAGTCTTTTTTAATTAACACAAATCTATGTAAAATTCTTATATCTCAACTTAAAAAAAGCTTAAAATATTTTAATTTTTGCACCACCTAGATATTCCTCCAAAATGTCATAAATTCGCTGTCTTAATTTTTTCATTTAAAATACAATAATTTGGCAGCGAAAGAGAAAGTGGTTAAAGAGACACCTTTAATGAAACAATACAATGAAATCAAGAGAAAATATCCTGATGCCTGTTTGCTTTTTAGAGTAGGAGACTTTTATGAAACCTTTGGAGAAGATGCTATTAGAGCCTCAAAAATTCTGGGAATAACATTAACCAAAAGAGGCGCCGGTTCTGATACAGAAACTGCTTTGGCTGGTTTTCCGCATCACTCTGTCAATACCTATTTGCCAAAATTAGTCAAAGCCGGACTTCGTGTGGCTATCTGTGATCAGCTAGAGGATCCAAAAATGACTAAAACGATTGTGAAACGCGGGGTAACTGAATTAGTAACTCCTGGAGTTTCTTTAAACGATGAAGTTTTACAATCCAAATCAAATAACTTTTTAGCATCGGTTTATTTTGCTAACAAAAATATCGGAGTTTCCTTTCTGGATGTTTCTACAGGAGAGTTTTTAACGGCTCAGGGAAATGCAGAGTACATCGACAAATTGCTGCAAAACTTCAATCCGAGTGAGGTTTTGGTTCCGAAACAAAATAAAAGTGATTTTAAAGATGCTTTTGGAGATGATTTTCATAGCTTTTATTTAGAAGACTGGATTTATAAGGAAGATTATGCTTTGGAAACGCTGACGAAACATTTTCAGACGGTTTCCTTAAAAGGTTTTGGAGTAGAAGAGTTAAAAGAAGGTATTATTGCTTCCGGAGCAATTTTGTATTACCTGTCGGAAACGCAGCATAATCGTGTGCAGCACATCACGGCGATTCAGCGTATTGCCGAAGATGCTTATGTCTGGATGGATCGTTTTACCATCAGGAATTTGGAATTGTACCACAGCTACAATCCAAATGCGGTAACCCTTTTGGATGTGATTGACAGAACGCTTTCGCCAATGGGAGGACGTTTGTTGAAGCGTTGGCTGGCTTTGCCTTTGAAAGACAGTGCCAGGATAAAAAGTCGTCATGATGTAGTTTCTTATTTAAAAAACAATTCGGAAGTTTTACAAAGTATTCAGTATCAGATCAAGCAAATTTCAGATTTAGAGCGTTTGATTTCTAAAATAGCAACAGGAAAAGTTTCGCCACGTGAGATTGTATATCTGAAAGAATCGTTGGATGCGATTATTCCAATTAAAACCCTGGCACTTGAAAGTCCGCAGGAAGCGGTGAAGGTGATCGGAGACAGTCTGCATGCCTGTGATTTGTTAAGAGAAAAAATTAAAAATACTTTAAATCAGGATGCGCCTGTTGCGGTGGCTAAAGGAAATGCTATTGCAAAAGGAATCAGTGAGGAATTGGACGATTTGCGTGCTATTTCTACTTCTGGAAAAGAATATCTGGAGGGAATTGAAAAAAGAGAATCGGAGCGTACCGGAATCTCTTCGCTTAAGATCTCGTTTAATAATGTTTTTGGTTACTATATTGAAGTTAGAAACACGCACAAAGATAAAGTTCCTGAAGAGTGGATTCGCAAGCAGACGTTGGTTAATGCAGAGCGATATATTACTGAGGAATTAAAAGAATATGAAACTAAAATTCTGGGAGCAGAAGAGAAGATTTACAAGATAGAAACAGAGCTTTTTGAGCAATTGGTGATCTGGATTGGAACTTATATCAAGCCGGTACAGATGAATGCTAATTTGGTGGCGCAGCTGGACTGTTTGTGTTCGTTTACACAATTGGCTGTAGAAAATCAATATGT
It includes:
- a CDS encoding alpha/beta hydrolase; translated protein: MKNLFVLAAILLLSFVNAQNKTEVAFTETPIVLKINIDQLFGTLTTPNLEKRYPVALLISGSGPTDRNGNNPMMKNNSLKMLAEALAKNGIASLRYDKRGIAESKPAAISEQTLVFENYTEDAKSWINLLKQDRRFSEVVVIGHSEGSLIGMIAGAKANKFISIAGAGESADQLIKSQIASKSNKQVEELTFPIIDSLKSGFTVKKVDPMLNALFRPSIQPYLISWFKYNPQNEIKKLNVPILIVQGNQDLQVTVKDAELLSKANKNAELLIVDKMNHVMKIIDGDHQANLESYKNENLPLSEIMVNKIISFIKK
- the sppA gene encoding signal peptide peptidase SppA, encoding MKFLGNVIATVIGIFVFIILFFFGVILIGAIFGGDDAVSVKSDSVIELNLKQIQNDYAGKYKDPWVTVFSDKKGIGLTDVINAIEAAKTDDNIKGISILNDESSLGLAQYKDLRNALESFKKSGKFVWAYANTYSQKEYYLNSVANTIYLNPAGDLDFKGLSSEVMFFKDFQEKSGIHMEVIRHGKYKSAVEPFLENKMSDANREQVTALLNSIWTTVTTDISKSRNIPLPKLNEIANGLLARTPEMAKAQNLIDVIAYEDVYHNAIKKALKVTGDDDYNKISILDYTQNNITTALTNTATDQIAIIYAQGEIQGGEGDVTVIGEGSMRRSLQEARKNEDVKAIVLRIDSPGGSALTSDLIWREIEITKKVKPVVVSMGNYAASGGYYIACNANKIFAESNTITGSIGVFGVLPNFTPLAHKLGINTEQVKTHENSANYSPFVPVDEKFKAFTLEGVEHIYKTFVTHVAEGRKMTFAQVDSIAQGRVWSGSEALKIGLVDQIGGLNDAIAEAAKIAKIKTYSTQNYPEYQKTFNDLLSNLPFAQSKEAFIKEEIGEENYMLIEQVKRLQKQKGVQAMLPFGINIK
- a CDS encoding carboxypeptidase-like regulatory domain-containing protein produces the protein MKDKVILWSFFLFGFYAGAQKIQTKKVVVDKLTKLPLEKVNIYNQKDNSLTNEEGVFSFISDQDELNFSLIGYENLKLSFAEINKQDTIFLQSKTIELDEVVVGEEMAIMKKVYAKMKENYIFEPYNENFFLRCVLKRNDELERLQDIYGKVSRKSIFKTKTQPDNKCEVEILNMRKVGIKDKADFVYFEFQSFEKLFDINAMISIKTEDFELTKEKNVAGDFFKISFIKKSENTIEQKTSGYFIINKNDYAIVETYFDLYDNGEKVPFQKKDKVEYRTTSFKTTSNYKKSASTNKYYLNNAKSDVRVELLVSEKNIKAFYDYSTNFFVTNSFIAEKAKSNLSMDKDIFKVKFPYSEQFWKSQNQLPLTSNLSAFLKRVSENKENKKEFEIVGNF
- the folK gene encoding 2-amino-4-hydroxy-6-hydroxymethyldihydropteridine diphosphokinase — protein: MKSQHQIVLSIGSNQGNRLTNIETCIDLIHKEVGTVIRVSKLYETPAWGFESDAFYNCALVLHTYLSAQKVLSQVLKVEKKLGRIRSEQQGYQSRIIDIDLITYDDETIESEKLQIPHPLMQNRKFVLLPMQDLGLDWEHPVFQKSITELIAISPDDSVCEVVQELKNPIREIALENFNYIAFEGNIGAGKTTLVQKIAEDFNAKMVLERFADNPFLPKFYKDQNRYAFPLEMSFLADRYQQLSDDLAQFDLFKDFIVADYHIFKSLIFAKITLAEDEYRLYRNLFDIIYKEMPKPDLYVYLYQNSERLLQNIKKRGRNYEQNIEAGYLDKINNGYLEYIKSQTDLNVLIIDVSDRDFVKNHKDYLFILDEIQKKIFN
- a CDS encoding RNA methyltransferase; the encoded protein is MRKLENSELDRKSIEDFKKSDKTPLILVLDDIRSLHNIGSVFRTADAFLIEKIILCGITATPPNKEIHKTALGATETVAWEHHENVLEVIENLKKENILTLAIEQVESSIFLQDFKTEKNQKYALVFGNEVYGVAQEAVALCDGCIEIPQLGTKHSLNIAVSAGIVVWDLFQKLNWPK
- a CDS encoding DUF1573 domain-containing protein produces the protein MKKIILIAMLAVVGITASNAQSTKKGKIAKVEGAGMAFETETIDYGTIAHNADGKREFVFVNNGTKPLIITNTTGSCGCTVPTTPKEPIAPGAKGIIGVKYATDRVGAFTKTVTVTSNAEGQPTKVLTIKGTVLPDPVKS
- the mutS gene encoding DNA mismatch repair protein MutS, translating into MAAKEKVVKETPLMKQYNEIKRKYPDACLLFRVGDFYETFGEDAIRASKILGITLTKRGAGSDTETALAGFPHHSVNTYLPKLVKAGLRVAICDQLEDPKMTKTIVKRGVTELVTPGVSLNDEVLQSKSNNFLASVYFANKNIGVSFLDVSTGEFLTAQGNAEYIDKLLQNFNPSEVLVPKQNKSDFKDAFGDDFHSFYLEDWIYKEDYALETLTKHFQTVSLKGFGVEELKEGIIASGAILYYLSETQHNRVQHITAIQRIAEDAYVWMDRFTIRNLELYHSYNPNAVTLLDVIDRTLSPMGGRLLKRWLALPLKDSARIKSRHDVVSYLKNNSEVLQSIQYQIKQISDLERLISKIATGKVSPREIVYLKESLDAIIPIKTLALESPQEAVKVIGDSLHACDLLREKIKNTLNQDAPVAVAKGNAIAKGISEELDDLRAISTSGKEYLEGIEKRESERTGISSLKISFNNVFGYYIEVRNTHKDKVPEEWIRKQTLVNAERYITEELKEYETKILGAEEKIYKIETELFEQLVIWIGTYIKPVQMNANLVAQLDCLCSFTQLAVENQYVCPEIDETFELEIKNGRHPVIEKQLPVGTPYIANDVYLDRETQQLIMITGPNMSGKSAILRQTALIVLLAQMGSFVPADSVRMGIVDKIFTRVGASDNISMGESTFMVEMNETASILNNISDRSLVLLDEIGRGTSTYDGISIAWAIAEFLHEHPGRPKTLFATHYHELNEMTESLPRIQNYNVAVKELKDNVLFIRKLVKGGSAHSFGIHVAKMAGMPQIVILKAQKMLKKLEKNHSSEALNGVKSENDEMQMSFFNLDDPLLEEIKEEILGLDINAITPVEALMKLNEIKRMLVRK